One window of the Eucalyptus grandis isolate ANBG69807.140 chromosome 6, ASM1654582v1, whole genome shotgun sequence genome contains the following:
- the LOC104450763 gene encoding patellin-3 — translation MAEETQKPAAAAEEVVVVPDVAPAEKAAAAAAAAAAEKELPPAPEPEEAPEKPAAAAPEEESAPAAEEGEEKPKAAEEEKVAEKVVEPVTYKESNVYAELPEPQKKALDELKQLIQEALNKHELTAPPPPPPAPAAKEEEKKEVEEEKKEAEEAKAEEKPAEPEPEPKPEPAAAAEEPPKAEADAPPPPAVEEKVEEAAPAATPTEEMAVVVEVVEKLRAEVDEDGAKTVEVDKETIVEVAASAPVAEPEPVKEAEPATEAAGPPKEEADSTPPPPPEEVSIWGIPLLADEKSDVILLKFLRARDFKVKDAFAMIKNTVRWRKEFGIEAILEEELGSELDKVVFTHGFDTEGHPVCYNVYGEFQKKDLYQSAFADEEKRKKFLKWRIQFLEKSIRKFDFSPTGVCTIVQVNDLKNSPGPAKRELRQATSQALQLLQDNYPEFVAKQVFINVPWWYLVFNRMISPFLTQRTKSKFVVSRTAEILFKYIAPEQVPVQYGGLSREGEHEFTTADAATDITIKPYSKHTVEFPVTEKCLLVWETRVVGWDVVYGAEFVPSTEGAYTVIVQKTRKVAPADETIISETFKGGEPGKIVLTIDNQSSKKKKLLYRSKTKAYSD, via the exons ATGGCGGAAGAGACCCAGAAgcccgccgccgctgccgagGAGGTCGTGGTCGTGCCCGACGTGGCTCCTGCGGAgaaagccgccgccgccgccgccgccgccgccgccgagaagGAGCTGCCACCCGCGCCCGAGCCAGAGGAGGCCCCCGAGAAGCCCGCCGCGGCGGCCCCCGAGGAGGAGTCCGCCCCGGCCGCGGAGGAAGGGGAGGAGAAGCCCAAGGCGGCCGAGGAGGAGAAGGTCGCCGAGAAGGTCGTCGAGCCCGTGACCTATAAGGAGAGCAACGTGTACGCGGAGCTCCCCGAGCCGCAGAAGAAGGCCCTCGACGAGCTCAAGCAGCTGATCCAGGAGGCTCTCAACAAGCACGAGCTCAccgctcctccgccgccgccccccgcGCCGGCGGccaaggaagaggagaagaaggaggtcgaggaggagaagaaggaggccGAGGAGGCCAAGGCTGAGGAGAAGCCggcggagccggagccggagccgaaGCCGGAgccggctgctgctgctgaagAGCCTCCGAAGGCCGAGGCCGACGCGCCGCCCCCGCCTGCGGTTGAGGAGAAGGTGGAAGAGGCTGCTCCTGCTGCGACTCCGACGGAAGAGATGGCGGTGGTCGTCGAGGTGGTGGAAAAACTGAGGGCGGAGGTCGATGAGGACGGAGCCAAGACCGTCGAGGTCGACAAGGAGACGATCGTGGAAGTTGCTGCTTCGGCTCCTGTGGCCGAGCCCGAGCCTGTCAAAGAAGCGGAGCCCGCTACGGAGGCAGCCGGGCCGCCCAAGGAGGAAGCCGATTCTACCCCGCCACCTCCGCCGGAGGAAGTGTCCATCTGGGGAATTCCCCTCCTGGCGGACGAAAAGAGCGACGTCATCCTGCTCAAGTTCCTGAGGGCCAGGGACTTCAAGGTGAAGGACGCCTTCGCGATGATCAAGAACACAGTCCGCTGGAGGAAGGAGTTCGGGATCGAGGCCATCCTCGAGGAAGAGCTCGGATCCGAGCTCGACAAGGTCGTGTTCACGCACGGGTTCGACACCGAGGGCCACCCTGTCTGCTACAACGTGTACGGGGAGTTCCAGAAGAAGGATCTGTACCAGAGCGCTTTCGCTGATGAAGAGAAGCGCAAGAAGTTCTTGAAGTGGAGGATTCAGTTCCTGGAGAAGAGCATCAGGAAGTTCGACTTCAGCCCCACAGGTGTTTGCACTATAGTCCAAGTGAACGATCTCAAGAATTCACCTGGACCTGCCAAAAGAGAGCTGAGGCAGGCCACCAGCCAGGCCCTCCAGCTGCTTCAGGACAATTACCCTGAGTTCGTGGCCAAGCAG GTGTTCATAAATGTTCCATGGTGGTATTTGGTCTTCAACAGGATGATCAGTCCCTTCCTGACTCAGCGAACCAAGAGCAAGTTTGTGGTTTCTAGAACTGCTGAGATTCTTTTCAA ATACATAGCCCCTGAACAAGTCCCGGTGCAGTACGGTGGGCTGAGTAGGGAGGGCGAGCATGAGTTCACCACTGCCGATGCTGCTACCGACATCACTATCAAGCCGTACTCCAAGCACACTGTCGAGTTCCCAGTCACTGAG AAATGCCTTCTTGTATGGGAAACTCGGGTCGTCGGTTGGGACGTCGTATATGGAGCTGAGTTCGTGCCGAGCACAGAAGGCGCCTACACTGTTATTGTGCAGAAGACAAGGAAGGTCGCCCCTGCTGACGAAACAATAATCAGTGAGACCTTCAAAGGCGGAGAGCCCGGCAAGATTGTTCTCACCATTGATAACCAATCctccaagaagaagaagctcctcTACAGGTCCAAGACAAAAGCCTATTCTGACTGA